In Sphingomonas sp. R1, a single genomic region encodes these proteins:
- a CDS encoding twin-arginine translocase TatA/TatE family subunit: protein MGSFSLMHWLVVGIIAILLLGGGRFSNMMGDVAKGIKSFKKGMAEDDSTPTPPTRLEGKAAPETGYTPDAERAREEQR from the coding sequence ATGGGTAGCTTCAGCCTGATGCACTGGCTGGTCGTCGGCATCATCGCCATCCTGCTGCTGGGCGGTGGCCGTTTCTCCAACATGATGGGCGACGTCGCCAAGGGCATCAAGAGCTTCAAGAAGGGCATGGCCGAGGACGACAGCACGCCGACGCCGCCGACCCGCCTGGAAGGCAAGGCCGCGCCGGAGACGGGCTATACCCCGGACGCCGAACGCGCCCGCGAGGAGCAGCGCTGA
- the scpB gene encoding SMC-Scp complex subunit ScpB: protein MIDAGDPVRAVEAVLFAAEGPLGVEDIRAYVGPEVDVRAALAALGGFYAGRGIELVRRGDRWHFQTAADLAHLLRRDREDSRKLSRAGIETLAIIAYHEPVTRAEIEAIRGVQISKGTIDVLMEAGWVRPAGRREVPGRPLMYATTPGFLSHFGLASRRDLPGIEDLKAAGLLDPVDLALEQLDAAEAASERETVTDDE, encoded by the coding sequence ATGATCGATGCCGGCGATCCGGTGCGGGCGGTGGAGGCCGTGCTGTTCGCCGCCGAGGGGCCGCTCGGCGTGGAGGATATCCGCGCCTATGTCGGGCCCGAGGTGGACGTGCGCGCCGCCCTCGCGGCGCTGGGCGGTTTCTATGCCGGGCGCGGCATCGAACTGGTCCGCCGCGGCGATCGCTGGCATTTCCAGACCGCCGCCGATCTCGCCCATCTGCTTCGCCGCGACCGCGAGGACAGCCGTAAGCTCAGCCGCGCGGGCATCGAGACGCTGGCGATCATCGCCTATCACGAGCCGGTCACCCGCGCCGAGATCGAGGCGATCCGCGGCGTGCAGATCTCCAAGGGCACGATCGACGTGCTGATGGAGGCGGGCTGGGTGCGCCCGGCGGGCCGCCGCGAGGTGCCGGGCCGGCCGCTGATGTATGCGACCACGCCCGGCTTCCTCAGCCATTTCGGGCTCGCCAGCCGGCGCGACCTGCCGGGTATCGAGGACCTGAAGGCAGCGGGGCTGCTCGATCCCGTCGATCTCGCGCTGGAACAGCTGGATGCGGCCGAGGCGGCGAGCGAACGCGAAACTGTCACGGACGACGAATAA
- the tatB gene encoding Sec-independent protein translocase protein TatB, giving the protein MFDIAPSEFLLVAIVALVFIGPKDLPRAMHFVGKWVGKARGVARQFRSGLDSMVREAELAELEKQWAAENERIMRQYPPQPLAAPEAHAVPAAIEHQPQDPTLHGDDAPVMTPKPDIHADPAPVEVSAAKPAATEAKAVPATGAVPPASPVPPSSEVQP; this is encoded by the coding sequence ATGTTCGATATCGCGCCCAGCGAGTTTCTGCTCGTGGCCATCGTAGCCCTGGTGTTCATCGGCCCGAAGGATCTGCCGCGGGCCATGCATTTCGTCGGCAAATGGGTGGGGAAGGCGCGCGGCGTCGCCCGCCAGTTCCGCTCCGGCCTCGATTCGATGGTGCGCGAGGCGGAGCTTGCCGAGCTGGAGAAGCAGTGGGCGGCGGAGAATGAGCGGATCATGCGGCAATATCCGCCGCAGCCGCTCGCGGCGCCCGAGGCGCATGCTGTGCCCGCGGCGATCGAGCATCAGCCTCAGGACCCGACGCTCCACGGCGACGACGCCCCGGTGATGACGCCCAAGCCGGATATCCATGCCGATCCCGCGCCGGTGGAGGTTTCCGCAGCCAAGCCGGCGGCAACCGAGGCCAAGGCCGTGCCGGCCACCGGTGCCGTACCGCCCGCAAGCCCCGTACCTCCTTCCAGCGAAGTGCAGCCGTGA
- a CDS encoding segregation and condensation protein A encodes MDGGDDILKIEVEGWEGPLDLLLALARTQKVDLRQISILELVEQYLAYVHAARELRLELAADYLVMAAWLAYLKSALLLPRNPAESPSPEELALRLQLRLERLSAMREAGARLVARDRMGRDVFPRGAPEGLRVERQAKWEVEIFDLIAAYGRISARTRPVMHVVAHRDVMTLEAALERLSTQLGTRIDWTVIESFLPDGASDRYRRSALASSFVAALELARQGRLEIRQAAPFAPLYLKAIPQ; translated from the coding sequence GTGGACGGGGGCGACGACATCCTGAAGATCGAGGTGGAGGGCTGGGAAGGCCCGCTCGACCTGCTGCTCGCGCTTGCGCGCACGCAGAAGGTCGATCTGCGCCAGATCTCGATCCTCGAACTGGTCGAGCAGTATCTCGCCTATGTCCATGCCGCGCGCGAACTGCGGCTGGAGCTTGCCGCCGACTATCTCGTCATGGCGGCGTGGCTCGCGTATCTGAAGTCCGCGCTGCTGCTCCCGCGCAACCCGGCCGAGAGCCCGAGCCCCGAGGAGCTGGCGCTCCGCCTGCAACTCCGCCTGGAACGGCTGAGCGCGATGCGTGAGGCGGGCGCGCGGCTGGTCGCGCGCGACCGGATGGGGCGCGACGTCTTCCCGCGCGGCGCGCCCGAAGGGCTGCGCGTCGAGCGCCAGGCCAAGTGGGAAGTCGAGATCTTCGACCTGATCGCTGCCTATGGCCGCATCAGCGCGCGGACGCGGCCGGTGATGCACGTCGTGGCGCACCGTGACGTGATGACGCTGGAGGCGGCGCTGGAGCGCCTTTCCACCCAGCTCGGCACCCGGATCGACTGGACGGTAATCGAGAGTTTTCTGCCCGACGGTGCGAGCGATCGCTATCGCCGCTCCGCGCTCGCCTCGTCCTTTGTCGCGGCACTCGAGCTGGCGCGGCAGGGGCGGCTGGAGATCCGGCAGGCGGCACCATTTGCGCCGCTCTACCTCAAGGCGATCCCGCAATGA